The following are encoded together in the Montipora foliosa isolate CH-2021 chromosome 12, ASM3666993v2, whole genome shotgun sequence genome:
- the LOC137978907 gene encoding uncharacterized protein has product MREHNDHAAASHHRLQCGEIQRLRRLLNKGNPSNECKPPTEDKVFSFTWNIPGFLQLQGGEMPITSDIFSMGKKKWRVVITKKMELAVQLLASCQPQTVQIRIVMMPGEEKEEVFVLQHTTLKEGEMQVISLKDIIK; this is encoded by the exons ATGCGGGAACACAACGACCACGCTGCTGCTTCTCATCACAGATTGCAATGCGGAGAGATCCAGCGACTGCGACGCCTCTTAAACAAGGGG AACCCTAGCAACGAATGTAAGCCCCCAACAGAAGATAAAGTCTTCTCATTTACGTGGAACATTCCAGGGTTTCTGCAATTACAAGGAGGAGAAATGCCCATTACCAGTGACATTTTTTCCATGGGGAAAAAGAAATGGAGAGTTGTAATAACAAAGAAAATGGAACTAGCTGTACAACTTTTGGCTTCTTGCCAACCCCAAACAGTACAGATAAG GATTGTGATGATGCCAGGAGAGGAGAAGGAAGAAGTATTTGTCCTACAGCATACAACGCTTAAAGAGGGAGAAATGCAGGTTATCAGCTTAAAGGACATTATTAAATGA